One stretch of Buteo buteo chromosome Z, bButBut1.hap1.1, whole genome shotgun sequence DNA includes these proteins:
- the GPX8 gene encoding putative glutathione peroxidase 8 isoform X1, translated as MEPLTTTYPLKYSVPKARVFVVFLSMVLCTAILCLLQLRFFKPKIKDFYSFEVKDSRGRIVSLEKYRGKATLVVNVASYCQHTDKNYIALQELHREFGPSHFTVLAFPCNQFGESEPSSSQEIESFAKGNYGVTFPVFHKIKILGSEAEPAFKFLIDSSKKEPRWNFWKYLVSPEGKVVKFWRPEEPIESIKPEVASLIRQIIMKKREDL; from the exons ATGGAGCCTCTCACAACTACTTATCCTCTGAAATATTCAGTGCCCAAAGCCAGGGTCTTTGTTGTCTTTCTGTCAATGGTTTTGTGTACCGCCATTCTCTGCCTGCTGCAACTCAGATTTTTTAAACCTAAAAtcaaagatttttattctttcgAGGTCAAGGATTCACGAGGAAGGATCGTTTCCTTGGAGAAGTACAGAGGGAAA GCAACTTTGGTTGTAAACGTGGCCAGTTACTGCCAACACACAGACAAAAACTACATCGCACTGCAGGAACTACACAGAGAATTTGGCCCCTCCCACTTCACTGTGCTGGCTTTTCCCTGCAATCAGTTCGGAGAATCAGAGCCTAGTTCAAGCCAGGAAATAGAATCTTTTGCCAAAGGAAACTATGGAGTAACCTTCCCTGTTTTCCACAAAATCAAGATCCTAGGATCAGAAGCAGAGCCTGCCTTTAAATTTCTAATAg ATTCTTCAAAGAAAGAGCCTCGATGGAATTTCTGGAAGTACCTTGTCAGCCCTGAGGGTAAAGTTGTAAAATTCTGGAGACCTGAAGAGCCCATAGAAAGTATCAAGCCAGAAGTAGCATCATTAATCAGGCAGATtatcatgaaaaaaagagaagacctCTGA
- the GPX8 gene encoding putative glutathione peroxidase 8 isoform X2, with amino-acid sequence MEPLTTTYPLKYSVPKARVFVVFLSMVLCTAILCLLQLRFFKPKIKDFYSFEVKDSRGRIVSLEKYRGKILQRKSLDGISGSTLSALRVKL; translated from the exons ATGGAGCCTCTCACAACTACTTATCCTCTGAAATATTCAGTGCCCAAAGCCAGGGTCTTTGTTGTCTTTCTGTCAATGGTTTTGTGTACCGCCATTCTCTGCCTGCTGCAACTCAGATTTTTTAAACCTAAAAtcaaagatttttattctttcgAGGTCAAGGATTCACGAGGAAGGATCGTTTCCTTGGAGAAGTACAGAGGGAAA ATTCTTCAAAGAAAGAGCCTCGATGGAATTTCTGGAAGTACCTTGTCAGCCCTGAGGGTAAAGTTGTAA